From a region of the Malania oleifera isolate guangnan ecotype guangnan chromosome 12, ASM2987363v1, whole genome shotgun sequence genome:
- the LOC131145034 gene encoding protein S40-1-like — translation MQPHFPPFPHCSILSFPFSIIFSHFLAMAEEFEECEVVWPELEQPDRNDDVNCLDYRDVIDLNHHQQHNSRMQKPKKKKKRISDSAPVNIPESVFHSADSDEFEEDYGEEGEIVPPHLIIARRISGKMAFSVCTGNGRTLKGRDLSQVRNSILRMTGFLET, via the coding sequence ATGCAACCCCATTTCCCTCCCTTCCCTCACTGTTCCATTCTCAGTTTCCCATTCTCAATAATTTTCTCGCACTTTCTCGCCATGGCCGAGGAGTTCGAGGAGTGCGAAGTGGTGTGGCCGGAGCTCGAGCAACCCGACCGGAACGACGACGTTAATTGCTTGGACTACCGAGATGTGATCGACCTGAACCACCACCAGCAGCATAATTCCAGAATGCAGAagcccaagaagaagaagaagagaatctCCGATTCGGCCCCCGTTAATATCCCGGAAAGCGTTTTCCATTCGGCTGATTCCGATGAGTTCGAGGAGGATTACGGGGAGGAGGGAGAGATTGTTCCGCCCCATTTGATCATCGCCCGGAGAATTTCCGGGAAAATGGCGTTTTCGGTGTGCACGGGAAATGGGAGGACTCTGAAGGGGAGGGATTTGAGCCAAGTCAGGAATTCAATTCTGAGAATGACTGGATTCCTGGAAACGTGA